In Sorghum bicolor cultivar BTx623 chromosome 10, Sorghum_bicolor_NCBIv3, whole genome shotgun sequence, one genomic interval encodes:
- the LOC8067668 gene encoding cinnamoyl-CoA reductase 2: protein MVRSRIFFQCHRPPRQDCSSALNCGPSWSSLLQRQRDNESNQKPKETMEAAGKSVCVTGAGGFIASWLVKLLLSRGQYAVRGTVRDPGASKNAHLKALEGAGERLQLLKADLLDYNSVASAIAGCEGVFHVASPVPSGRSSNPEVEVIGPALTGTTNVLKACYEAKVRRVVVVSSCAAVFANPNWPKGKVFDEDCWSDEDYCRKNEDWYFLSKTLAERGAFAYAAKTGLDVVTICPSYVFGPLMQPIVNSSSKVILNYFKGNLETVENRLRNMVDVRDVADALLLAYENSEASGRYISSSHPIKVSDMINILKTLYPTYHYPKNFVEVDDYSVFSSKKLQKLGWTFRPIEEILRDTVESYKAFGILN from the exons ATGGTGCGTAGTAGAATTTTCTTCCAGTGCCACCGCCCGCCACGCCAAGACTGCTCGTCCGCTCTAAACTGTGGTCCGTCGTGGAGTTCACTTCTTCAGCGGCAGCGTGACAACGAGAGCAATCAGAAGCCGAAAGAAACAATGGAGGCGGCGGGGAAGAGCGTGTGCGTGACCGGCGCCGGCGGCTTCATCGCGTCGTGGCTGGTGAAGCTCCTCCTCTCCCGGGGCCAGTACGCCGTCCGTGGCACCGTGCGCGACCCTG GTGCTAGCAAGAATGCTCATCTCAAGGCGCTGGAAGGAGCTGGGGAAAGGTTGCAGCTTCTTAAGGCTGATTTGTTGGACTACAACAGTGTTGCATCAGCAATTGCTGGCTGTGAGGGTGTCTTCCATGTAGCTAGCCCTGTCCCTTCCGGTCGGTCCTCCAACCCTGAG GTGGAGGTCATAGGTCCTGCTTTAACAGGTACAACCAATGTGTTAAAGGCTTGCTATGAGGCAAAAGTTAGGCGAGTCGTGGTGGTGTCTTCATGTGCAGCTGTGTTTGCTAATCCTAACTGGCCAAAGGGTAAGGTCTTTGATGAAGACTGCTGGTCAGATGAGGATTACTGCAGGAAGAATGAG GATTGGTATTTCCTTTCCAAAACACTGGCGGAACGTGGGGCTTTTGCTTATGCAGCAAAAACAGGGTTGGACGTTGTAACTATTTGTCCGTCATATGTATTTGGACCCTTGATGCAGCCTATAGTAAATTCGAGCAGTAAAGTCATCCTTAATTATTTCAAAG GAAATCTCGAGACTGTTGAAAATAGACTCAGAAATATGGTGGATGTTCGTGATGTTGCTGATGCTCTTCTTCTAGCTTACGAAAACTCAGAAGCGTCTGGACGATACATCAGCAGTTCACATCCAATAAAAGTTTCTGATATGATAAACATATTGAAGACCTTATATCCAACTTACCATTATCCCAAAAA TTTTGTGGAAGTGGATGACTACTCTGTATTCAGTTCTAAGAAATTGCAGAAGCTAGGCTGGACCTTCAGGCCTATAGAGGAAATCCTCCGTGACACTGTTGAATCCTACAAAGCATTTGGCATCCTAAATTGA